In the genome of Pelobacter seleniigenes DSM 18267, one region contains:
- a CDS encoding sigma-54 interaction domain-containing protein, giving the protein MAISKDHNSKHLPAVAPDIILVYWGHGGWQVHRLSERLAGWLGVDLLEVRGRAVDAMFPDAVPALTELVDDVLTHGRDLDGIKLRIRPDQPEFLADIQFAGLTEDYLGRLVRISLRTETLASRQETGFRNLVGVSPAMREVFRKIRLYAASDAAVIITGETGAGKELVAEALHQESPRHHKPFAALNCTAISEQLLESELFGHERGAFTGALRDHRGYFERADGGTLFLDEIGDMPMATQSKLLRVLEDGKVQRVGSESSRQVDVRFIGATNVPLEQAVAEKRFRADLYHRLAVLRIHLPPLRERPEDIPLLAEMFLARFNAHYGKGAKRLTSEAVRLLQSYLWPGNVRELRNVIERVVIETETEAISARAFTEWIRERQQFSRAVAESVTPASQRHLPMVVPYTHHEAVPIYTQNNGHDVPVGGGQRPLLTEENIRQAFQAAAGNLSEAARILGVHRATLYRHLERLNLSREELTE; this is encoded by the coding sequence ATGGCGATTTCTAAAGATCACAATTCCAAACATCTGCCCGCTGTTGCCCCGGATATTATCCTGGTGTATTGGGGCCACGGGGGCTGGCAGGTTCATCGCCTGTCCGAACGCCTTGCCGGCTGGCTGGGGGTCGATCTGCTCGAAGTTCGCGGCCGCGCAGTGGATGCCATGTTCCCTGACGCGGTCCCTGCATTAACCGAACTGGTGGATGATGTCCTGACCCATGGCCGGGATCTCGACGGGATTAAGCTGCGGATTCGGCCGGACCAGCCGGAATTCCTGGCCGATATCCAGTTTGCCGGTTTGACCGAAGATTACCTGGGCCGCTTGGTTCGCATCAGCCTGCGTACGGAAACCCTGGCAAGCAGGCAGGAAACCGGGTTTCGTAACCTGGTCGGGGTCAGCCCGGCGATGCGGGAAGTGTTTCGTAAAATCCGCCTGTATGCGGCTTCGGACGCGGCGGTCATCATTACCGGGGAGACCGGCGCTGGCAAAGAACTGGTTGCCGAGGCTTTGCACCAGGAGAGTCCCCGCCATCACAAACCCTTTGCGGCGCTGAACTGCACGGCTATCAGCGAGCAGCTGCTCGAGTCCGAGCTGTTCGGCCATGAACGGGGCGCTTTTACCGGGGCGCTGCGCGATCATCGCGGCTATTTTGAACGGGCCGACGGGGGCACCCTGTTTCTCGATGAGATCGGCGATATGCCCATGGCGACCCAGAGCAAATTGTTGCGGGTGCTGGAGGACGGCAAGGTCCAGCGCGTCGGTAGCGAGAGCAGTCGGCAGGTCGATGTGCGCTTTATCGGTGCGACCAATGTGCCGCTGGAACAGGCTGTTGCCGAAAAACGTTTTCGGGCTGATCTCTATCACCGGCTGGCGGTATTGCGGATTCATCTGCCGCCGTTGCGGGAACGCCCCGAGGATATCCCGCTGCTGGCGGAGATGTTTCTGGCCCGTTTCAATGCCCATTACGGCAAGGGCGCCAAGCGGCTGACCAGCGAAGCGGTCAGGCTGCTGCAGTCGTACCTGTGGCCCGGTAATGTGCGTGAATTGCGCAATGTCATTGAACGGGTGGTGATCGAAACTGAAACTGAAGCGATCAGCGCCCGCGCTTTCACCGAATGGATTCGTGAGCGGCAGCAGTTTTCCCGCGCCGTGGCCGAGTCGGTGACTCCGGCATCCCAGCGTCATCTACCCATGGTTGTCCCCTATACCCACCACGAGGCGGTTCCGATCTATACCCAGAACAACGGTCATGATGTCCCGGTCGGGGGAGGGCAGCGCCCGCTGCTGACCGAGGAGAATATTCGCCAGGCTTTTCAGGCCGCGGCCGGTAACCTGTCCGAGGCGGCCAGGATTCTGGGGGTGCATCGAGCCACCCTGTACCGGCATCTTGAGCGGCTTAATCTGAGCCGTGAGGAACTGACCGAGTAA
- the extS gene encoding selenite/tellurite reduction operon c-type cytochrome lipoprotein ExtS produces MVLRLLIPLLMVVVGVGVAAADLPKTAGTVNHCLDCHPLHYPERGSCTDCHRGFAGTKRLNIAHQGLLAARYVAFTLPEHPLAVSGRQLLKDYACRRCHRSGNQGNLLAADLDLAQQTRRPEELEESIRNPVLFMPEFHFYESQRIALVNAILEGGQTVPPPEQEQPTVVHFEGAEVTREFQFEKHCGGCHRALTARFGGLGHGLIGPNLSGIFSEFYPQSFGDEQQRWTVENLEKWLKNPRKVRPFAQMPPLELKQDEFERICAELQHIPPE; encoded by the coding sequence TTGGTCCTTCGTCTTCTGATCCCGTTGCTCATGGTTGTCGTTGGCGTCGGCGTGGCTGCGGCAGACCTGCCCAAAACGGCTGGAACCGTCAATCATTGTCTTGATTGTCATCCGCTTCATTACCCGGAGCGCGGCTCCTGTACCGACTGTCATCGTGGCTTTGCCGGGACCAAACGGCTCAATATCGCTCATCAGGGGTTGCTAGCGGCGCGCTATGTCGCCTTTACCCTACCGGAACACCCGCTTGCGGTCAGTGGTCGCCAACTGCTCAAGGACTATGCCTGTAGGCGTTGTCATCGCAGCGGCAATCAGGGCAACCTGCTGGCCGCCGATCTGGATCTGGCCCAGCAGACCAGACGCCCGGAGGAATTGGAAGAAAGTATCCGCAATCCGGTCCTCTTCATGCCTGAATTTCATTTTTACGAAAGCCAACGTATCGCCCTGGTCAATGCCATTCTAGAGGGGGGCCAGACTGTGCCCCCGCCGGAGCAGGAACAGCCGACCGTGGTGCACTTTGAAGGGGCAGAGGTGACCCGCGAGTTCCAGTTCGAAAAACATTGCGGGGGGTGCCATCGGGCTTTGACCGCCCGGTTCGGCGGTTTGGGGCATGGCCTCATCGGCCCGAACCTGTCGGGGATTTTTTCTGAGTTTTATCCGCAGAGTTTTGGCGACGAACAGCAGCGTTGGACTGTCGAGAACCTGGAAAAGTGGTTGAAAAATCCCCGCAAGGTCAGGCCGTTTGCACAAATGCCACCCTTGGAATTGAAGCAGGACGAGTTCGAACGGATCTGTGCGGAGTTGCAGCATATACCGCCGGAATAG
- the extQ gene encoding selenite/tellurite reduction operon b-type cytochrome membrane protein ExtQ yields MSDYVKSSPHFFRIIKIAFVVLALVLLVLAIFIPAPLQGPADISRVPNPSKSAWFLMWTQELVSYSSLLVYLILSLGLFFLVLPWLPCSRPAERARWFARDQRLINLLTVLSFVGIVLLTIIAMFFRGENWSFVF; encoded by the coding sequence ATGAGTGATTATGTCAAATCCTCTCCCCACTTTTTCCGCATCATCAAGATCGCCTTTGTCGTGCTGGCGTTGGTGCTGCTGGTGCTGGCGATTTTTATCCCGGCTCCGCTGCAGGGTCCGGCGGATATCAGCCGGGTGCCCAATCCGTCCAAATCGGCCTGGTTTCTGATGTGGACCCAGGAGCTGGTCAGCTATTCCAGCCTGCTGGTCTACCTGATCCTGTCCCTGGGGCTGTTCTTTCTGGTGCTGCCCTGGTTGCCCTGCAGCAGGCCGGCTGAGCGGGCCCGCTGGTTTGCCCGAGATCAGCGCCTCATCAATCTACTCACTGTGTTGAGTTTTGTGGGGATTGTCCTGTTGACAATCATTGCCATGTTTTTTCGGGGTGAAAATTGGTCCTTCGTCTTCTGA
- a CDS encoding cytochrome b N-terminal domain-containing protein codes for MKKDDDFVKEFIKHLFPRVVLRRNLKLTYTFCLGGLAFTAFLLLILTGALLIFHYQPSAEGAFESILYIENQVPGGWYIRNLHRLAANFFLVLIFLHTLRVLLTGAFRKPRELNWVIGFGLLCLALFEGYTGYLLPLDQLALWATQTGMNLLATLPFGEFLRNFLVPDDIGQPLSLVRFYVLHIAVLPLCMLILCSLHFYRIRKDKGVLPYL; via the coding sequence ATGAAAAAGGATGACGATTTCGTCAAAGAGTTCATCAAACACCTGTTTCCGCGCGTGGTGCTGCGCCGGAACCTGAAGCTGACCTATACCTTCTGCCTGGGTGGGCTGGCCTTTACCGCTTTTTTGCTGCTGATTCTGACCGGGGCGCTGCTGATCTTTCATTATCAGCCCTCTGCCGAAGGGGCTTTTGAGTCGATCCTCTATATCGAGAACCAGGTTCCGGGCGGCTGGTACATCCGCAATCTGCACCGGCTGGCCGCCAACTTTTTCCTGGTCCTGATCTTTCTGCATACGCTGCGGGTGTTGCTGACGGGGGCCTTTCGCAAGCCCCGCGAGCTCAACTGGGTAATCGGCTTCGGCCTGCTTTGCCTGGCCCTGTTCGAAGGCTATACCGGTTATCTGCTGCCGCTGGACCAGTTGGCGCTCTGGGCCACCCAGACCGGGATGAACCTGCTCGCAACCTTGCCCTTCGGTGAGTTTCTGCGTAATTTTCTGGTGCCGGACGATATTGGTCAGCCGCTGTCACTGGTGCGCTTTTATGTTCTGCATATCGCGGTGCTTCCGCTGTGTATGTTGATTCTCTGCAGCCTGCATTTTTATCGCATTCGCAAGGACAAGGGGGTGTTGCCGTACTTATGA
- a CDS encoding ubiquinol-cytochrome c reductase iron-sulfur subunit → MAKIARSRRRFLTGIALLGGLGALWRFLVPGRKVRRQTLLEVQKNAIPLRGALVFKRSRVAVIRGEDDVYALSLVCTHLGCTVNVTAENLICPCHGSVFDRAGNVLKGPAERPLPRLTVEERGNKLVVLI, encoded by the coding sequence ATGGCAAAAATTGCTCGGTCGCGGCGCAGATTCCTCACCGGAATAGCTCTGCTCGGGGGGCTGGGAGCGCTGTGGCGTTTTCTGGTGCCGGGTCGGAAAGTGCGCCGGCAAACACTGCTGGAAGTGCAGAAAAATGCGATTCCGCTGCGCGGGGCGCTGGTCTTCAAACGGTCACGGGTGGCGGTGATCCGTGGCGAAGATGATGTCTACGCGCTGAGCTTGGTCTGCACCCATCTGGGCTGTACCGTCAATGTGACCGCTGAAAATCTGATCTGTCCCTGCCACGGCAGTGTGTTCGATCGTGCCGGAAACGTCCTCAAAGGGCCGGCGGAGCGCCCGCTGCCCCGACTGACTGTTGAAGAGCGCGGCAACAAACTGGTGGTTCTGATATGA
- the extO gene encoding selenite/tellurite reduction operon b-type cytochrome iron-sulfur cluster-binding subunit ExtO, producing the protein MRWTVVLSVLLFSLELSGGVPVFAAQVKLAGVHAELACAACHSSGSERLAQPSSLATRAAGCTGCHQGYGQIFDQAMTVRGAEKHFANTAFHGLDDNFFANNCTSCHVSDCLDCHGGDGHKIGAATQQQCLSCHKGYFVGPEYLGKAPREDHPRYQRGPELLGEHYLKMRPDLHAEAGLQCQDCHTMASLIAGHKSAQSCRDCHQPDPQVIEHGIAAHLEKLECYACHSAWAAQEYGTFYLRIGKDNEDKIEQFHVAEPPVGDYLTRVYLRKQDAPPLGLNARGRVSPIRPEFIAYYSDLREDSSGVENRLLSAQWKAFFPHTVRRGSVMCDSCHDDRRRYLLESEDDRVYRIDLDGMTLPSFWNQQGQQVSNGSFISPQQFSELNKKDGPYTRAYVERWQKLLGRGADSSPE; encoded by the coding sequence ATGCGTTGGACAGTTGTCTTAAGCGTGCTGCTGTTCAGCCTTGAGCTGAGTGGGGGCGTGCCGGTTTTCGCAGCCCAGGTCAAGTTGGCCGGCGTGCATGCCGAACTGGCCTGTGCTGCCTGCCACAGTTCCGGCTCGGAGCGCTTGGCGCAGCCATCCTCTCTGGCCACCAGAGCCGCGGGCTGTACCGGTTGCCATCAGGGCTATGGGCAGATTTTTGACCAGGCCATGACCGTGCGGGGGGCTGAAAAGCACTTTGCCAACACCGCCTTTCACGGACTGGATGACAACTTTTTTGCCAATAACTGCACCAGTTGTCATGTTTCCGACTGTCTGGATTGCCATGGCGGGGATGGCCACAAAATCGGTGCCGCGACCCAGCAACAGTGCCTGTCCTGCCATAAAGGCTATTTTGTGGGCCCGGAATATCTCGGCAAAGCACCCCGTGAAGACCATCCCCGCTATCAGCGTGGTCCGGAGTTGCTGGGGGAACACTATCTCAAAATGCGCCCCGACCTGCATGCCGAAGCCGGCCTGCAATGTCAGGACTGCCATACCATGGCCAGCCTGATTGCCGGACACAAGAGCGCGCAAAGCTGCCGGGACTGTCATCAGCCGGATCCGCAGGTGATTGAGCACGGCATCGCCGCCCATCTGGAAAAGCTGGAATGCTATGCCTGTCATTCCGCCTGGGCGGCGCAGGAATACGGGACCTTTTATCTGCGCATCGGCAAGGATAACGAGGACAAGATTGAACAGTTTCATGTGGCTGAGCCGCCGGTGGGCGATTACCTGACCCGGGTCTATTTACGCAAGCAGGATGCTCCGCCGCTCGGCCTCAATGCGCGTGGCCGGGTCAGCCCGATCCGACCGGAGTTTATCGCCTATTATTCCGATCTGCGCGAGGATTCCAGCGGGGTGGAGAACCGCCTGCTGAGTGCGCAATGGAAAGCGTTTTTCCCCCATACTGTTCGTCGTGGCAGCGTCATGTGCGACAGCTGTCATGACGACCGGCGGCGTTATCTGCTGGAATCTGAAGATGACCGGGTTTATCGTATCGATCTTGACGGAATGACTTTGCCCTCGTTTTGGAATCAGCAGGGGCAGCAGGTCAGTAACGGGTCTTTTATCAGCCCGCAACAGTTTTCAGAGCTCAATAAAAAGGATGGCCCCTATACCAGGGCCTATGTGGAACGATGGCAAAAATTGCTCGGTCGCGGCGCAGATTCCTCACCGGAATAG
- the extM gene encoding selenite/tellurite reduction operon c-type cytochrome ExtM produces MRPAGLIYLLWAVLGLLFAGCRGPAGDGSTCAQCHQGLELASASHLECVSCHGGDPAAREEKASHRTMFGPKNPADPAHWEKTCGSCHPYQLERVRGNLMYTNTGMIKNIQKTWEGEDGTLYATRGEAVHDAAGLPRDLANVAELDNLSGELYRKFCAVCHVGIDMNRVWSGSHASGCAACHFPYNDNATYQGNDATVKGKWPHSASHEMAVLPDNQVCVRCHNRSGRIALSYQGWNDGNNGLVPTAAGDPGPKIIGGARNVTRIQADIHHEKGLECIDCHTSRDVMGDGYAYENMYLQTEIACEDCHGSARQRPRSEPISRENDEVLRESAHYQHPMKQGDEMVLTGKGRKYSNVFVADGKVWLQGKRDGKLRESKVITGTPEHTIVGHERMECYACHSRSVAQCYGCHTQYDQRELGTDFIKGVKTPGQFSETEDYRMLYPFPLALNQRGKVSTVTPGCQTFVTVIDQQGNKPLDEYVALYNGRQQLRFAPFFGHNTGTRAIGCAECHANPAFLGFGQHVVSADSIEATMLCEKSAEKPLDGYVTMNAGQVKAFSAITREGSRPFNTREVNKILAVNLCLVCHNDSKDPIYQKELDYDALDSCLKRAAVQP; encoded by the coding sequence ATGAGACCAGCGGGACTGATATATCTGTTGTGGGCTGTCCTCGGCCTGCTTTTTGCCGGTTGTCGCGGCCCCGCCGGCGACGGTTCGACCTGTGCCCAATGTCATCAGGGGCTGGAACTGGCCTCCGCGTCGCATCTGGAATGTGTTTCCTGTCATGGCGGCGACCCCGCGGCCCGAGAAGAAAAAGCCTCCCATCGGACCATGTTCGGGCCGAAAAATCCTGCTGATCCCGCCCACTGGGAGAAAACCTGCGGCAGCTGTCATCCCTACCAGTTGGAGCGGGTTCGGGGCAACCTGATGTACACCAACACCGGCATGATCAAAAATATCCAGAAAACCTGGGAAGGTGAGGACGGAACACTCTATGCAACCCGCGGTGAAGCGGTGCATGACGCGGCCGGGCTGCCGCGGGACTTGGCGAATGTTGCCGAACTGGATAACCTGTCCGGCGAACTGTACCGGAAATTTTGCGCGGTCTGCCATGTTGGCATCGATATGAACCGGGTATGGAGCGGCAGTCACGCCTCCGGCTGTGCGGCCTGCCATTTCCCCTATAACGACAATGCCACCTACCAGGGGAACGATGCCACGGTCAAGGGGAAGTGGCCCCATTCGGCCAGTCACGAAATGGCCGTGCTGCCGGACAACCAGGTCTGTGTGCGCTGCCATAATCGCAGCGGCCGGATCGCCCTGTCCTACCAGGGGTGGAACGACGGAAACAACGGCCTGGTTCCGACCGCCGCGGGCGATCCGGGGCCGAAGATTATCGGCGGGGCTCGAAATGTGACCAGGATTCAAGCCGATATTCACCATGAAAAGGGGCTTGAGTGCATCGATTGCCACACCTCGCGCGATGTCATGGGGGACGGCTATGCCTACGAAAATATGTACCTGCAGACCGAGATCGCCTGCGAAGATTGCCACGGGTCAGCCCGGCAGCGGCCGCGGAGCGAACCGATCAGCCGTGAAAACGACGAGGTCCTGCGCGAATCGGCCCATTATCAGCACCCCATGAAGCAGGGGGATGAGATGGTCCTGACCGGCAAAGGGCGCAAATATTCCAATGTTTTTGTGGCCGACGGTAAGGTCTGGCTGCAGGGCAAGCGGGATGGCAAGCTGCGGGAAAGCAAGGTGATCACCGGGACCCCGGAACACACCATCGTCGGTCACGAACGGATGGAGTGCTATGCCTGTCATTCCCGGAGCGTCGCGCAATGCTACGGCTGCCACACCCAATATGATCAGCGCGAACTCGGGACCGATTTTATCAAGGGGGTGAAAACCCCGGGCCAGTTCAGTGAAACCGAAGATTATCGGATGCTCTATCCTTTTCCCCTGGCCCTCAATCAACGTGGCAAGGTGTCCACGGTCACCCCCGGCTGTCAGACCTTTGTGACGGTGATCGACCAGCAGGGGAACAAGCCGCTGGATGAATACGTCGCCCTTTACAACGGCCGCCAGCAATTGCGCTTTGCCCCATTTTTCGGCCACAATACCGGAACCCGGGCCATCGGTTGCGCCGAATGTCATGCCAATCCGGCGTTCCTCGGCTTTGGTCAGCACGTGGTCAGCGCCGATAGTATCGAAGCGACTATGCTCTGTGAAAAATCGGCTGAAAAACCGCTCGATGGCTATGTCACCATGAACGCAGGTCAGGTCAAGGCTTTTTCCGCCATTACCCGGGAGGGTTCGCGGCCGTTTAATACCCGGGAAGTGAACAAAATTCTCGCGGTCAACCTGTGCCTGGTCTGCCACAATGACTCCAAAGATCCAATTTATCAGAAGGAACTGGATTACGATGCGTTGGACAGTTGTCTTAAGCGTGCTGCTGTTCAGCCTTGA
- a CDS encoding 4Fe-4S dicluster domain-containing protein, whose amino-acid sequence MSQYGMIIDLNRCVGCHACSVACRAEWNVPVGKDSENRVRRRSWVERLGPTKTPKGLAYTYYPGLCNHCDKPSCVEVCPADTVSKTFTGKDGTTKTMDVAATWKDPFDGSVQIDKERCIGCGACAEACPYTARYMNEDGDEPKADKCTFCVERIALGGEPACVQTCLAGARIFGDVSDPDSAVSAYIKKGAVRLESAAVKLGPNVRYFGKERDLYLLDKTSTPQELAQINQRRLLMAHLSKKTSRHLQGMGLLGMAALWMKSKEQDSDRTE is encoded by the coding sequence GTGAGCCAATATGGAATGATCATAGATCTGAACAGATGCGTCGGTTGTCATGCCTGTTCGGTTGCCTGTCGGGCGGAATGGAATGTCCCGGTCGGCAAAGATTCGGAAAACCGGGTCCGCCGGCGCAGCTGGGTTGAGCGCCTCGGGCCGACAAAAACCCCGAAGGGGCTGGCCTACACTTATTACCCGGGCCTGTGTAATCACTGCGACAAGCCGTCCTGCGTCGAGGTTTGCCCGGCTGACACGGTCAGCAAGACTTTTACCGGTAAAGACGGTACGACCAAGACCATGGACGTGGCTGCGACCTGGAAAGATCCCTTTGACGGCAGCGTCCAGATCGACAAGGAGCGTTGTATTGGCTGCGGTGCTTGCGCCGAAGCCTGCCCCTATACGGCCCGGTATATGAATGAAGATGGTGATGAGCCGAAAGCGGACAAGTGCACGTTCTGTGTCGAGCGGATTGCCCTGGGCGGGGAGCCGGCCTGTGTGCAAACTTGTCTGGCCGGAGCCCGGATCTTCGGCGATGTGAGTGATCCGGATTCCGCGGTGTCGGCCTATATCAAAAAAGGCGCGGTTCGTTTGGAATCAGCAGCGGTCAAACTTGGCCCCAATGTGCGCTATTTTGGCAAGGAGCGCGACCTCTACCTGCTGGATAAAACCTCGACCCCGCAGGAACTGGCCCAGATCAATCAGCGCCGCCTGCTCATGGCCCATCTGTCCAAAAAGACCTCCCGGCATCTGCAGGGCATGGGGCTGTTGGGGATGGCCGCGTTATGGATGAAGTCAAAAGAGCAGGATTCTGATCGGACTGAATAG
- a CDS encoding molybdopterin-containing oxidoreductase family protein encodes MAVKMTRRRFLQSTGCAAAVLPFANLVQADDSFVKYPYVSPGSMAGTQTVTGGICEMCFWRCQVIGKVRDGKLVKLEGNPKSIDNGKSLCARGNAGIKLLYDPDRLKYPLKNIGKRGAPKWKRISWDEALDECATRLKATIDKYGPQGITIFPHGSSAVYPMHFFEHVVGTPNNSEASFFQCRGARDLAYLATLGVPAGEEVDMPNAKVIFLLGSHLGENVHVSHLKRYLKGLENGAKLIVVDPRFSAAAAKADVWVKIKPGTDTAFLLAIMNYLAENEKYNVEYVDDNGDGFDDFCEGIAHASLSWAAKICDVPEAQIKQVADMLSADMPHVAIHPGRHTSWYGNDFQRERAMACLTGMLGAIGSVGGFVRPIGPKLGRFSWPTPMKEHAEEYSLRRLAKVHKFSPPGTPTDLIRNAALTGQPYPIKAMVTWGQNPIQTVPNQAQTIAMLEQMDFVLVCDVMPTDITMYADILLPEVSYLERYDYIKRGTQWDFAEEHQQYIAARMPLVAPETKDHERKDSVWITNELAKRMGYGEHIKAKSAEEMVDIMLAGAKPTLSLKQLRAEDGIHLQEGEDPYDVELDVVFYSEALEEAGYPPVPTYTEVPQPPAGYARLVYGRLPVHTFNRTQNNVWLHQESTLNPVWLNEQSAKKMGLKDGDMVELVNDQGVKSRTATVVKVTPGIRSDTVYMAHGYGSMNPALTVGVGAGVDDQSLISNPSIDPETGTHGMRNNFVRFIKDGKELSIPA; translated from the coding sequence ATGGCAGTTAAGATGACCCGCCGCAGATTTTTGCAATCGACCGGCTGCGCCGCAGCCGTACTTCCGTTTGCCAATCTGGTCCAAGCGGACGATTCTTTTGTGAAATACCCGTATGTTTCTCCCGGCAGCATGGCGGGAACGCAGACCGTGACCGGCGGTATTTGCGAGATGTGTTTCTGGCGCTGTCAGGTGATCGGCAAGGTCCGGGACGGCAAGCTGGTCAAACTGGAGGGGAATCCCAAAAGCATCGATAACGGCAAGAGCCTGTGTGCCCGCGGCAATGCCGGGATCAAGCTGCTCTACGATCCCGATCGCCTCAAGTATCCACTGAAGAACATCGGCAAGCGGGGTGCTCCGAAGTGGAAACGGATTTCCTGGGACGAAGCCCTCGATGAGTGTGCGACCCGGCTCAAAGCCACCATTGATAAATACGGCCCGCAGGGGATAACCATTTTTCCCCATGGTTCTTCGGCTGTTTATCCGATGCACTTTTTTGAGCATGTCGTCGGTACACCGAACAATTCCGAAGCCTCCTTCTTCCAATGCCGTGGCGCGCGCGACCTGGCTTACCTGGCCACCCTGGGCGTACCGGCCGGGGAAGAGGTGGACATGCCCAACGCCAAGGTGATTTTCCTGCTCGGCAGCCACCTGGGGGAAAATGTCCATGTCTCTCATTTGAAGCGTTATCTGAAAGGGTTGGAAAACGGTGCCAAGCTGATCGTGGTTGATCCCCGTTTCTCGGCCGCCGCTGCCAAAGCTGATGTCTGGGTCAAGATCAAACCGGGCACCGACACCGCTTTCCTGCTCGCGATCATGAATTACCTGGCCGAAAACGAAAAATACAATGTCGAGTATGTGGATGACAATGGCGACGGGTTCGATGATTTCTGTGAAGGGATCGCCCACGCCAGCCTGAGCTGGGCGGCCAAAATTTGTGATGTGCCCGAGGCACAGATCAAGCAGGTTGCCGATATGCTGTCCGCCGATATGCCGCATGTCGCCATTCACCCGGGCCGGCATACCAGCTGGTATGGTAACGACTTCCAGCGTGAGCGGGCCATGGCCTGCTTGACCGGAATGCTTGGCGCCATCGGTTCAGTCGGCGGTTTTGTCCGCCCCATCGGGCCTAAGCTCGGCCGGTTCAGCTGGCCCACACCGATGAAAGAACATGCCGAAGAATATTCCTTGCGGCGGTTGGCAAAAGTCCACAAGTTTTCACCACCCGGAACCCCGACCGATCTGATCCGTAACGCGGCCTTGACCGGCCAACCTTATCCGATCAAAGCCATGGTGACCTGGGGCCAGAATCCGATCCAGACGGTGCCGAATCAGGCCCAGACCATTGCCATGCTGGAGCAGATGGATTTTGTCCTGGTCTGTGACGTGATGCCGACCGATATCACCATGTATGCGGATATCCTGTTGCCCGAGGTCTCCTATCTGGAGCGCTACGATTACATCAAGCGTGGCACCCAGTGGGATTTTGCCGAAGAACATCAGCAGTATATCGCCGCCCGCATGCCGCTGGTCGCTCCTGAAACCAAGGATCACGAGCGCAAGGATTCGGTCTGGATCACCAACGAGCTGGCCAAACGGATGGGTTACGGTGAACACATCAAGGCCAAATCCGCCGAGGAGATGGTCGATATCATGCTGGCCGGAGCCAAGCCGACGTTGTCCCTCAAGCAGCTGCGCGCCGAAGACGGCATCCATCTCCAGGAAGGGGAAGATCCCTATGATGTCGAACTGGACGTGGTCTTTTACAGCGAAGCCCTTGAAGAGGCCGGCTATCCTCCGGTGCCGACCTATACCGAAGTTCCGCAACCGCCTGCCGGTTATGCTCGTCTGGTTTACGGGCGGCTGCCGGTGCACACCTTCAATCGGACCCAGAACAATGTCTGGCTGCACCAGGAATCGACTCTCAACCCGGTTTGGCTGAACGAGCAGAGCGCCAAAAAAATGGGACTGAAAGACGGGGACATGGTGGAACTGGTCAATGACCAAGGGGTGAAATCGCGGACTGCGACCGTGGTCAAGGTCACTCCGGGGATCCGCTCCGATACGGTCTACATGGCCCATGGCTATGGCTCCATGAATCCGGCGCTGACGGTCGGGGTTGGAGCCGGGGTGGATGATCAGAGCCTGATCAGCAATCCGTCCATCGATCCCGAGACCGGCACCCACGGCATGCGGAACAACTTTGTCCGCTTTATCAAAGACGGCAAGGAACTGTCCATCCCCGCCTGA
- a CDS encoding TorD/DmsD family molecular chaperone — protein MAMEKPVGNACTRLAEILCFLAAAMEYPQRSWLTPAYWAALEGLLHEIGSISAEAMFPSYPASPEQFEGLQVEYTRLFINAVPHVIAPPYGSVYLDGDGMLYGASAERAKAFYRQENFELRGSHDIPDYLGNELRFVALLLEQGREAAAELFLRQCFRPWFGSFYQRVSRESRHPYYVVLVSLIDFFTEEEEDHGS, from the coding sequence ATGGCGATGGAAAAACCGGTTGGTAACGCTTGCACCAGGCTTGCGGAGATTTTGTGTTTTTTGGCCGCGGCCATGGAATATCCGCAGCGGTCCTGGCTGACGCCCGCATATTGGGCCGCTCTGGAAGGACTCCTGCACGAGATCGGCAGCATTTCTGCTGAGGCAATGTTCCCTTCTTACCCGGCGTCCCCGGAACAGTTTGAAGGTCTCCAGGTTGAGTATACCCGGCTGTTTATCAACGCCGTTCCTCATGTGATCGCTCCGCCGTACGGCTCGGTTTATCTCGACGGAGACGGGATGCTCTACGGTGCCAGTGCCGAGCGGGCCAAGGCGTTTTACCGGCAGGAGAATTTCGAGCTGCGGGGCAGTCATGATATTCCCGATTATCTGGGGAATGAATTGCGTTTTGTTGCCCTGCTGTTGGAGCAGGGGAGGGAAGCGGCGGCGGAGCTTTTTCTCCGGCAGTGTTTTCGGCCGTGGTTTGGCAGTTTTTATCAGCGTGTCAGTCGTGAAAGCAGGCACCCCTACTATGTGGTCCTGGTTTCGTTGATCGACTTTTTTACCGAGGAGGAAGAGGATCATGGCAGTTAA